A genomic window from Flavobacterium hankyongi includes:
- a CDS encoding polysaccharide biosynthesis protein — MDIEERATIKSVLKQVLRFNPRNGFNLKNLGYLPRWVILLLDIVAITFSGSVTFYLFKGIGLEYFNSTHEALKIVLYFGFNIFFFWWFKTYSGIIRHSSFIDAIKIFFSQVTTFAFLGLINLGYSFFFKENIFLTTALLINIIFSFCLLFLYRVLVKQIFEVYFKGIQAANLVNAIVYGADANAISVSNALQSETPTRFKLLGFIDKYSLNESKQILGLPIINQKKRISVIMRSLNAEALIIADKGLSKEEQLAIVDECLEHNLKVYTVPLISNWENQKEISQKIKSFQIEDLLDRKPIVLDNRSISSQIKNKTILITGAAGSIGSEIVRQVIDFNPATLIVLDQAETPLHDLSLELQKMSIATNVVSVIADIRDKVGLEKIFDLYRPNLIYHAAAYKHVPLMEENPSQAIFTNVMGTRNLADLSIQFGVERFVMVSTDKAVNPSNVMGASKRIAEKYVQSLYFDELKGNTDTTKFITTRFGNVLGSNGSVVPLFSKQISEGGPVTITHKEIIRYFMTIPEACQLVLEAGAMGNGGEIYIFDMGKPVKIYDLAKKMIRLAGYIPDKDIKIKEVGLRPGEKLYEELLNDNSKTLPTHHEKIMVAQEEIDAHYNVKASILEILKASAQYNNHLVVSKMKELVPEFKSLNSIFEILDKKVN; from the coding sequence TTGGATATAGAGGAAAGAGCTACTATAAAATCAGTATTGAAGCAAGTGCTTAGGTTTAACCCTAGAAATGGATTTAATCTTAAAAATTTAGGTTATTTACCAAGATGGGTTATACTTTTATTGGATATTGTTGCCATAACATTTTCAGGCTCTGTTACTTTTTATCTCTTTAAGGGTATTGGGTTAGAGTACTTTAATTCTACTCATGAAGCACTTAAGATTGTTTTATATTTTGGCTTTAATATTTTCTTTTTTTGGTGGTTTAAAACATATTCAGGTATTATAAGGCATTCTTCTTTTATAGATGCAATAAAAATATTCTTTTCACAAGTAACTACTTTTGCCTTCTTAGGATTAATTAATTTAGGTTATTCGTTTTTTTTTAAAGAAAATATTTTTTTGACAACAGCATTGTTGATTAATATAATTTTTTCGTTTTGCCTGTTGTTTTTGTACAGAGTCTTAGTAAAGCAAATTTTTGAAGTTTATTTTAAAGGAATTCAAGCAGCAAATCTTGTAAATGCTATTGTTTACGGAGCAGATGCTAACGCAATTTCAGTTTCAAACGCATTGCAATCTGAAACTCCTACACGATTTAAACTTTTAGGTTTTATTGATAAATACAGTTTAAATGAATCTAAACAAATTTTAGGATTACCCATTATTAATCAGAAGAAGAGGATTTCAGTTATAATGCGCTCGTTAAATGCTGAAGCATTAATTATTGCTGATAAAGGACTTTCTAAAGAAGAACAATTAGCAATTGTTGATGAATGTTTAGAACATAATTTAAAAGTTTATACCGTTCCACTAATTAGCAATTGGGAAAATCAAAAAGAAATTTCTCAAAAAATTAAAAGTTTTCAGATTGAAGATTTATTAGATAGAAAACCTATTGTTTTAGACAATAGAAGTATATCATCTCAAATTAAAAATAAAACTATTTTAATTACAGGAGCAGCAGGTTCTATAGGAAGTGAAATTGTACGTCAAGTAATAGATTTTAATCCTGCAACGCTTATAGTATTAGATCAGGCAGAAACTCCTTTGCACGATTTATCTTTAGAGCTCCAAAAAATGAGTATTGCTACTAATGTGGTTTCTGTGATTGCTGATATACGAGATAAAGTTGGTTTAGAAAAAATATTTGATCTTTATCGTCCCAATCTTATATACCATGCGGCAGCATACAAGCATGTTCCGTTAATGGAAGAAAACCCATCTCAAGCTATTTTTACAAACGTTATGGGAACAAGAAACCTAGCTGATTTGTCGATACAGTTTGGTGTTGAAAGGTTTGTAATGGTTTCCACAGATAAAGCAGTAAATCCTAGTAATGTAATGGGCGCTAGTAAGAGAATTGCAGAAAAATATGTCCAGTCATTGTATTTTGATGAATTAAAAGGGAATACTGATACTACAAAATTTATTACTACAAGATTTGGAAATGTTCTAGGGTCAAATGGGTCTGTCGTTCCTTTATTTTCTAAACAAATTTCTGAAGGAGGACCAGTAACGATTACTCATAAAGAAATTATTAGATATTTTATGACCATACCAGAAGCTTGTCAATTGGTTTTAGAAGCTGGGGCTATGGGTAATGGTGGTGAAATTTATATTTTTGATATGGGTAAACCAGTTAAAATATATGATTTAGCAAAAAAAATGATTCGTTTAGCAGGTTACATACCTGATAAAGATATTAAAATAAAGGAAGTTGGTCTTAGGCCAGGAGAAAAGCTGTATGAGGAGCTTTTGAATGATAATTCGAAAACCTTGCCAACTCACCACGAAAAAATAATGGTCGCGCAAGAAGAAATAGATGCTCATTATAATGTTAAAGCATCTATTTTAGAAATTCTAAAAGCATCTGCACAATATAATAATCATCTTGTAGTTTCCAAGATGAAAGAATTAGTACCCGAATTTAAAAGTCTAAATTCGATTTTCGAAATTTTAGACAAAAAAGTTAATTAA
- a CDS encoding polysaccharide biosynthesis/export family protein — protein MIRLPKIVGSTMLLLALFLISSCSQQKKITYFQNIDQISEFNGSSFEPTIQPDDLLMIIVSAPDQEAASPFNLTTENIPTVIGQANMAQRQQQLYLVDKNGTIDFPVLGSINVGGVTKTEVVKLLKDKLLQYVKNPIVNMRIMNYKITVYGEVVKPGSYSVSSERITITEALSMAGDLTIYGKRNNIIVVREINGKKTVGRVDITKADFINSPFYYLSQNDLVYVEPNKAKSSSSTFNQNTSVWIAIASLVSSAVFSILLINKN, from the coding sequence ATGATTAGATTGCCCAAAATTGTTGGTTCAACAATGCTGTTACTTGCTTTATTTTTAATAAGCAGTTGCAGTCAACAAAAAAAGATTACCTACTTTCAAAACATTGATCAGATTTCAGAATTTAATGGTTCAAGTTTTGAACCAACTATTCAACCAGATGACTTATTGATGATTATTGTATCTGCGCCAGACCAAGAAGCAGCATCTCCATTTAATCTTACAACAGAGAATATTCCAACGGTTATAGGACAAGCAAATATGGCACAACGTCAACAGCAATTATATTTAGTTGATAAAAATGGAACAATTGATTTTCCAGTTCTAGGGTCGATTAATGTTGGAGGAGTGACAAAAACAGAAGTTGTAAAATTGTTAAAAGATAAATTACTCCAATATGTTAAAAACCCCATAGTAAATATGCGTATTATGAATTATAAGATAACGGTATACGGTGAGGTAGTAAAGCCTGGAAGTTATTCTGTATCTTCTGAAAGAATTACAATTACTGAAGCTTTAAGTATGGCAGGGGACTTAACTATTTATGGAAAAAGAAACAATATAATAGTTGTAAGAGAAATAAATGGGAAAAAAACTGTTGGAAGAGTAGATATAACTAAAGCAGATTTTATTAATTCTCCATTTTATTATTTATCTCAAAATGACTTAGTGTATGTAGAGCCGAATAAGGCAAAAAGTAGCTCGTCAACATTTAATCAAAATACATCTGTTTGGATAGCAATAGCCTCATTGGTTTCATCAGCTGTTTTCTCTATACTTCTAATTAATAAAAATTAA
- a CDS encoding GumC family protein: protein MQHKIDNTDENSGNLRDLFYKYLIHWKWFLLSIFAFLILSKIYLRYSIPIYKSSASILIKDDQSGGLASELSAFQDIGLFSGPKNRIVDEIEVLKSRQLIEKTIKEGEFNINYVAEGRIKSSDVYGKNQVKVSFLNKKERLYVTDTVFSVDVISGNQFDLFDKESNKIGRYSFGQKIHSKRLGDFIVQKNVVFDDYDEPEPLKKRKTIIEISNLATCSNDFKNRLNVETLSKFANVVEISITDRVSDKAEDFLDKLIEIYNRDAINDKNLISEKTAKFINERLVIITEELGNIEKDAEGYKIKNKITDLPSEAELNLRSANEFKTEEISVETQVKVVDMMIRYLKSNSESDVIPANIIPSDNNSSQLIGDYNNLVVERDRILKSSTKENPLVIRLDDKINALKNNINESLLRLKGSLSVKNNDIRNQGNILGNRISKIPKQEREFRNIFRQQQIKEELYLYLFKKREETAIALAGTAPNSKVVDKAYSTGIPVSPKGSLVYLVGLMMGVLIPFAIIYLKNLMDTKVKDRHDLDWLGIPFVGDVPHSDSNNEIIQSDSRTSSAEAIRIVRTNLEFILNNVSTDKAKTIFLTSTVPKEGKTFITMNLAATIAISGKKVLLIGMDIRNPKLDEYVSLPGRGLTNYLSTNGADIHDYIVKQKGYECFDIIPAGVIPPNPAELLMSKKVELMFEDLKKEYDYIIVDTAPVSLVTDTLLISKNADSFIYVVRANYLHKPMLKTLEVLHRENKLPNLCVLLNDTDTINGYGYGYGYGVEVENKPWYKKLFSYIPFIG from the coding sequence ATGCAGCATAAAATAGACAATACTGACGAGAATAGCGGAAACTTAAGAGATTTGTTTTATAAATATTTAATTCATTGGAAATGGTTTTTGTTGAGCATTTTTGCTTTTCTGATTTTATCTAAAATTTATTTACGTTATTCTATTCCAATTTATAAATCGTCTGCAAGTATTTTAATTAAAGATGATCAATCAGGAGGGTTGGCCTCAGAGTTGTCTGCTTTTCAGGATATAGGCTTGTTTTCAGGTCCTAAAAATCGTATTGTGGATGAGATAGAGGTATTAAAATCTAGACAATTAATTGAGAAAACAATCAAAGAAGGTGAGTTTAATATTAACTATGTAGCTGAAGGTCGTATAAAGTCATCAGATGTGTATGGTAAAAATCAAGTTAAAGTATCTTTTTTAAATAAAAAGGAACGTTTGTACGTAACTGATACTGTTTTCAGTGTTGATGTTATTTCAGGTAATCAGTTTGATTTATTCGACAAAGAAAGTAACAAAATAGGTCGATATTCTTTTGGACAAAAAATACATTCAAAAAGATTAGGAGATTTTATAGTTCAAAAAAATGTTGTCTTTGACGATTATGATGAGCCAGAACCATTAAAAAAAAGAAAGACTATTATTGAAATATCAAATCTTGCGACTTGTTCCAATGATTTTAAAAATAGGTTGAATGTTGAAACGCTATCAAAATTCGCAAATGTAGTTGAAATATCAATAACAGATCGTGTAAGTGATAAAGCTGAAGATTTTTTAGATAAATTGATTGAAATATATAACAGGGATGCGATTAATGATAAGAATCTTATATCCGAGAAAACTGCTAAATTTATTAATGAAAGATTAGTTATTATAACCGAAGAGCTTGGAAACATTGAAAAAGATGCTGAGGGTTACAAAATAAAGAATAAAATTACTGATCTTCCATCAGAAGCTGAACTTAATTTAAGATCAGCGAATGAATTTAAAACAGAAGAAATCTCTGTAGAAACTCAAGTAAAAGTAGTTGATATGATGATCCGTTATTTGAAATCAAATAGCGAATCAGATGTTATACCTGCAAATATAATTCCTTCAGATAATAATTCATCACAACTAATTGGAGATTATAATAATTTAGTTGTTGAAAGAGATAGAATTTTGAAGAGTTCAACAAAAGAAAATCCTTTAGTTATAAGATTAGATGATAAAATTAATGCTCTCAAAAATAATATTAATGAAAGTCTCTTAAGGTTAAAAGGGTCTTTATCTGTTAAAAATAATGATATACGTAACCAAGGGAATATTTTAGGGAATAGAATATCTAAAATACCAAAACAAGAAAGAGAATTTAGAAATATATTTAGACAGCAACAAATTAAGGAAGAGCTTTATTTGTATTTGTTTAAAAAGAGAGAAGAAACTGCAATTGCACTTGCAGGAACTGCCCCAAATTCAAAAGTCGTTGATAAGGCCTATTCCACAGGAATACCAGTTTCGCCAAAAGGAAGTTTAGTTTATCTAGTAGGATTAATGATGGGAGTATTAATACCTTTTGCAATTATATATTTGAAAAATTTAATGGATACTAAAGTTAAAGATAGACATGATCTAGATTGGCTAGGTATTCCTTTTGTTGGCGACGTACCTCATTCAGATTCAAATAACGAAATTATTCAATCGGATAGTAGAACAAGTTCTGCAGAAGCCATTAGAATTGTTAGGACTAATCTAGAGTTCATACTCAATAATGTTAGTACTGATAAAGCTAAAACTATATTTCTTACATCGACAGTTCCAAAAGAAGGTAAAACTTTCATTACGATGAATCTAGCAGCTACTATTGCTATTTCTGGTAAAAAAGTTTTGTTAATTGGTATGGATATACGTAATCCAAAGTTGGATGAATATGTTAGTTTGCCAGGCAGAGGTTTAACAAATTATTTATCAACTAATGGAGCAGATATCCATGATTATATTGTTAAGCAGAAAGGATATGAATGTTTTGATATAATACCTGCTGGAGTTATTCCTCCAAATCCTGCTGAATTACTAATGAGTAAGAAAGTAGAATTAATGTTTGAGGATCTTAAAAAAGAATATGATTATATAATTGTAGACACTGCTCCTGTAAGTTTAGTAACTGATACTCTCTTAATCTCCAAGAATGCAGATTCTTTTATTTATGTGGTGAGAGCTAATTATTTACACAAACCGATGCTAAAAACTTTAGAAGTTTTACATAGAGAAAATAAATTACCTAATTTATGTGTGTTATTAAACGATACTGATACCATTAATGGTTATGGATACGGTTATGGTTATGGAGTTGAGGTTGAAAATAAACCTTGGTATAAAAAGTTATTTAGCTATATTCCGTTTATAGGATAA
- a CDS encoding tyrosine-protein phosphatase, with translation MLSFFKSKPVLKDIIPNNYVDIHSHILFGIDDGAKTIEDTEYLTSELEKIGFKKFITTPHTFAGFWDNTKDGILAKEKETLELLSSKNISINLKAASEYLIDDHFVSLFKKGEILTLKDNLVLVEMSYLNAPINLYDILFDLQVAGYKPVLAHPERYLFYHKNFDEYKKLKNAGCYFQLNMLSTVGYYGNEVTETAKKLLEKGLYDFAGSDVHHQKHIKAFENKVLFKDTKVLEEVIRNNNFFK, from the coding sequence ATGTTATCATTTTTCAAATCTAAGCCAGTTTTAAAAGACATAATACCTAATAATTATGTAGACATCCATTCCCACATTCTCTTTGGTATTGATGATGGAGCCAAAACAATAGAAGACACAGAATATTTAACATCAGAGTTAGAAAAAATAGGCTTTAAAAAATTTATCACCACACCTCATACTTTCGCTGGATTTTGGGACAATACAAAAGATGGAATTCTAGCAAAAGAAAAGGAAACTTTAGAATTACTTTCTTCTAAAAACATCTCTATTAATCTAAAAGCAGCATCAGAGTATTTAATTGATGATCATTTTGTTTCATTGTTTAAAAAAGGAGAAATTTTGACTTTAAAAGACAATTTAGTTTTAGTTGAAATGTCTTATCTAAATGCCCCTATTAATTTGTATGACATCCTTTTTGACTTACAAGTAGCTGGTTACAAACCTGTTTTAGCTCATCCAGAAAGATATTTATTTTATCACAAAAATTTTGACGAATATAAAAAGCTTAAAAATGCTGGCTGTTATTTCCAATTGAATATGCTTTCAACTGTAGGCTATTATGGAAATGAAGTGACCGAAACAGCTAAGAAATTGCTAGAAAAAGGCTTATATGATTTTGCCGGTTCTGATGTTCATCATCAAAAACATATTAAAGCATTTGAAAATAAAGTTTTATTTAAAGACACGAAGGTATTAGAGGAAGTTATTAGAAACAATAATTTTTTCAAATAA
- a CDS encoding response regulator: protein MTPRFNKLMVIDDNQFDCYITAKLITNINLTNEVLEFNSAELALQYLVENQNDPTMLPEIIFLDIYMPIMDGFDFINMFKLLPETVINHCELCIVSTTVDDYHIYKAKIDESIRLFTSKPISVEFLQSLTKN from the coding sequence ATGACACCACGATTTAATAAATTGATGGTTATTGACGACAACCAATTTGACTGTTATATAACAGCCAAGCTAATTACTAATATCAACTTAACAAACGAAGTACTTGAATTTAATTCAGCTGAATTAGCTTTACAATATTTAGTGGAAAATCAAAACGATCCCACTATGTTGCCAGAAATTATTTTCCTAGATATTTACATGCCTATAATGGATGGGTTTGACTTCATAAATATGTTTAAACTTTTACCTGAAACAGTAATTAATCACTGTGAGTTATGTATTGTATCAACTACTGTTGATGATTATCATATTTACAAAGCAAAAATTGATGAAAGTATACGATTATTTACAAGTAAACCAATATCGGTAGAGTTTTTACAAAGTCTTACTAAAAATTAA
- a CDS encoding LytR/AlgR family response regulator transcription factor, which translates to MLKKSMRIVNAIVIENESGTAQILNKFGEDNSLILNIIETVEDITHSLELIKLHKPELIFLHASSENLKNLKQITDLDFNTPKFIFMSDEPQKAYDAFKCNAVDFLLKPLDFNTIIISIYKVIKTIEMEISFQNQKLQQIDSINSKHRNNEYIAVASIDKIELLKIEDIIFCKAEGKYTEFILTNGIKILSSRNLGEYSSILSDNFFFRIHHSYIINIKHVVKISKKEGFYCEFSNGMTLPIAKRRQEEFIKFIKL; encoded by the coding sequence ATGCTTAAGAAAAGCATGAGAATAGTAAATGCCATTGTAATTGAAAACGAATCAGGAACTGCACAAATTTTAAATAAATTTGGTGAAGACAATTCATTAATATTAAACATTATTGAAACTGTAGAGGATATTACTCATAGCTTAGAATTAATAAAACTTCACAAACCAGAATTAATTTTTTTACATGCAAGTTCTGAAAATCTTAAAAACCTAAAACAAATAACCGACCTAGATTTTAATACACCTAAATTCATCTTTATGTCGGATGAACCTCAAAAAGCTTATGATGCCTTTAAGTGTAATGCTGTAGATTTTCTTTTAAAACCTTTAGACTTCAATACCATTATAATTTCTATTTACAAAGTAATTAAAACAATAGAAATGGAAATTAGTTTTCAAAACCAAAAGTTACAACAAATAGACTCTATAAATTCTAAACATCGTAACAATGAATATATTGCTGTTGCTTCTATAGATAAAATTGAGTTATTAAAAATAGAAGATATTATTTTTTGCAAAGCAGAAGGAAAATATACAGAATTTATCCTAACCAATGGTATAAAAATACTTTCTAGCCGAAACTTAGGAGAATATAGCAGCATTTTAAGTGACAATTTTTTCTTCAGGATTCACCACTCATATATAATAAATATCAAACATGTAGTAAAAATTTCTAAAAAAGAAGGCTTCTATTGTGAGTTTTCTAATGGAATGACACTTCCTATCGCAAAAAGAAGACAAGAAGAATTCATCAAATTTATCAAGTTATAA
- a CDS encoding response regulator has protein sequence MNLNQSLRRIITKNILLKTILIIDDSMFDRLIATEVIKHRMPNNEIIALESAEEALEYINNTINTQSTIPDIIFLDIKMPKIDGFGFLERYEKFPSTITGLCRVYMLSSSIDPDDINKAMKSKHVYDFIEKPLTKEKIEKLFSNL, from the coding sequence ATAAATCTAAACCAATCATTAAGGCGAATTATAACTAAAAACATCCTTCTGAAAACAATATTAATCATAGACGATTCAATGTTTGACCGCTTAATTGCCACTGAGGTTATTAAACATCGTATGCCTAATAATGAAATTATTGCTTTGGAATCTGCAGAAGAAGCTCTAGAATACATTAACAATACAATAAATACACAATCGACAATACCTGACATTATTTTTCTTGATATCAAAATGCCTAAAATAGATGGATTTGGTTTTTTAGAACGCTATGAAAAATTTCCTTCAACCATAACAGGCTTATGCAGAGTTTATATGTTGAGTTCTTCAATAGATCCAGATGACATAAACAAAGCAATGAAATCTAAACATGTTTATGATTTTATTGAAAAACCTTTGACAAAAGAAAAAATCGAAAAGCTTTTCTCTAATTTATAA
- a CDS encoding tetratricopeptide repeat protein: MLEKISLAYANSDPSKGLEYADRAYKLATEMNLKNRQAASMAMMAVNHLAASNPEKGIEYNQRAIEIYKSLNNKKSIAAVYSNLSQIYLRQGNYDKALECSFNALAVYDQSKEYRNKAIVLENIANIHYELKNLKKAKNYYTQVLELFKSYGLKTDLARCMGNMSRVEMDKENYPKALEYLKKALKINQELGNINSELINLTNIGNVYSKQKQNKKALIFMKKSLEMSEKLNMKNSIAVNKGNIGSIYLEMYKESGHSDINLLQNTIKNTQEAISICDSIGFIAPKMEFTQILTEAYSLQKDYKRAFETLQEKTNLSDSLKIMEASQKLSILETERAKSLKEKHLVIKNKELEIIRLKSEKKTLFYLLIISVLVVIFAFIVRSFLQKQKKHSQILSEIKQIQSHEIRGPIASILGLTALLKEKPAEDFSKSKLLEGIEELALRLDEIVIKITKNSSL; this comes from the coding sequence TTGTTAGAAAAAATAAGCCTTGCTTATGCCAACAGCGATCCTTCCAAAGGACTTGAATATGCAGACAGAGCTTACAAATTAGCCACCGAAATGAATTTGAAAAATCGGCAAGCAGCTTCAATGGCTATGATGGCTGTAAACCATTTAGCGGCATCAAATCCTGAAAAAGGGATTGAATACAACCAAAGGGCAATCGAAATATACAAATCGTTAAATAACAAAAAATCAATCGCAGCAGTATATTCAAATCTTTCGCAAATTTATCTACGACAAGGAAATTACGACAAGGCATTAGAATGCAGTTTCAATGCACTTGCCGTATACGACCAAAGTAAAGAATACCGAAACAAAGCTATCGTACTTGAAAACATTGCAAACATTCATTACGAACTGAAAAATTTAAAAAAAGCAAAAAACTACTATACCCAAGTCCTTGAACTTTTTAAATCCTACGGTTTAAAAACCGATTTGGCCCGTTGCATGGGCAATATGTCACGCGTGGAAATGGATAAAGAAAACTATCCAAAAGCTTTGGAATACCTAAAAAAAGCACTCAAAATCAATCAGGAATTAGGAAATATAAACTCCGAACTCATCAACCTTACCAATATCGGAAACGTATATTCGAAACAAAAACAAAATAAAAAGGCTCTTATCTTCATGAAGAAATCGCTCGAAATGAGCGAAAAACTCAACATGAAAAATTCCATTGCGGTAAACAAGGGCAACATTGGGAGCATCTATTTAGAAATGTACAAAGAATCAGGTCACTCAGACATAAATTTATTGCAAAATACGATAAAAAACACCCAAGAAGCCATCAGTATTTGTGACAGTATAGGGTTTATTGCTCCAAAAATGGAATTCACACAAATTCTAACAGAAGCCTATTCTCTTCAAAAAGATTATAAAAGAGCATTTGAAACCTTACAAGAAAAGACCAATCTTTCCGATTCCTTAAAAATCATGGAAGCTAGCCAAAAACTTTCGATTTTAGAAACAGAACGGGCAAAATCCCTGAAGGAAAAACATTTAGTCATTAAAAATAAGGAACTTGAAATCATTCGGCTGAAATCAGAAAAGAAAACATTATTTTATTTATTGATTATTTCCGTTTTAGTAGTTATTTTTGCTTTTATTGTAAGAAGCTTTCTCCAAAAGCAGAAAAAACACAGTCAAATTTTGTCTGAAATAAAACAAATCCAATCGCATGAAATACGTGGGCCTATAGCAAGTATATTAGGACTAACAGCTCTTTTAAAAGAAAAACCAGCAGAGGATTTTTCAAAAAGCAAACTATTAGAAGGTATTGAAGAACTAGCTTTGAGATTAGACGAAATTGTAATCAAAATAACTAAAAACTCAAGTTTATAA
- a CDS encoding sensor histidine kinase has protein sequence MWKENEILRSRLLEEYKIFDTSPEQMYDDITAMAASICNTPIALITLVDKHRQFFKSHFGIEINQTPIEQSICNHTIKSNEAFLEIKDLRIDNRFENHPMVIGEPKIVYYFGVPLISEDGIPFGTLSVINTKIQELTNIQKNALKGLAKQVVYLLELRKKNFLLEAYRRKLEGHSKVMEEFAFIAAHDLRSPLRGVNSFLKLLESKNDHSWDEKDKQYFSFIFENVQRMDKLVLDLLDYAKSYMTHNHNAIVNTKELVSDIFKGLTKEYTINRPELLLSELPTIISSEIALTIIFQNLIANALKYQSGGKTPKIEVSCKENEAEWIFEIKDNGIGIEQDNLAIIFEPFKRLHNQSEFSGSGLGLAACKKVIESLKGTIKVTSEKNNGSRFIFTIPK, from the coding sequence ATGTGGAAAGAAAATGAGATATTACGCTCAAGACTTCTGGAAGAATATAAAATTTTTGACACTTCTCCAGAACAAATGTATGACGACATAACTGCTATGGCCGCATCAATTTGTAACACTCCTATTGCTTTAATAACTTTAGTTGACAAACACCGTCAGTTTTTTAAGTCACATTTTGGAATTGAAATAAACCAAACTCCAATAGAACAATCTATATGCAATCATACCATAAAATCGAATGAAGCTTTTTTAGAAATTAAAGATCTTCGTATTGACAATAGATTTGAAAATCACCCTATGGTTATAGGAGAACCAAAAATAGTATACTATTTTGGTGTTCCTCTCATTTCAGAAGATGGCATTCCTTTTGGCACGTTGAGTGTCATCAATACCAAAATACAAGAATTAACAAATATTCAAAAAAATGCTCTAAAAGGTTTAGCTAAACAAGTTGTCTATTTACTTGAACTTAGAAAAAAGAATTTTTTATTAGAAGCTTATCGAAGAAAGTTAGAAGGGCATTCTAAAGTTATGGAAGAATTCGCCTTTATAGCTGCACATGATTTACGTTCTCCACTAAGAGGTGTTAACTCGTTTTTAAAACTTCTCGAAAGCAAAAACGATCATTCATGGGATGAAAAAGACAAACAGTACTTTAGTTTCATCTTCGAAAATGTCCAACGAATGGACAAACTTGTTCTAGATTTACTAGATTATGCAAAAAGCTATATGACACATAATCATAACGCCATAGTAAACACAAAGGAGCTAGTAAGTGATATTTTTAAAGGACTAACTAAAGAATATACTATCAATCGCCCTGAATTATTACTTTCCGAATTACCAACAATAATCTCATCAGAAATTGCACTAACAATAATTTTCCAAAACCTGATAGCCAATGCATTAAAATATCAATCTGGAGGAAAAACACCAAAAATAGAAGTTAGTTGTAAAGAGAATGAGGCAGAATGGATCTTTGAAATAAAAGATAACGGAATTGGTATTGAACAAGATAATCTAGCTATAATTTTTGAGCCTTTCAAACGGCTTCATAATCAATCCGAATTTAGCGGTAGCGGCTTAGGACTTGCCGCCTGTAAAAAAGTAATTGAATCGCTAAAAGGCACTATTAAAGTTACGTCAGAAAAAAACAACGGTAGTAGATTTATTTTCACAATTCCTAAATAA